From the Mustelus asterias chromosome 22, sMusAst1.hap1.1, whole genome shotgun sequence genome, one window contains:
- the aadacl4 gene encoding arylacetamide deacetylase-like 4 isoform X2, with protein MGNYRLPKLLGNSKETQGLNVFLLFAEKGSLCLKICLGNIAQNLCLGPQITFVRYLRRKALKTKHKEETGLITQDVQFDDVPVRVYQPRPVSAGKRRGILYFHGGGWVFGSIDEYDHLCRYIAKETGSVVVSVKYRLAPEHRYPAQFEDCLNATLHFLKTADDYGVDSSRIVVSGDSAGGNLTAAVCLRISAMEERSGLPPPCAQVMIYPPLQMVDFDLPSYQQNQCVPLLFRTRMIFFYLQYLNGDMSLGEDVLSGHHLPVQLKTNYRKWVKADLIPSEFQVGAHKPNLVLTHEEDVYDLVKPSFEPTFSPLLATDAAISKLPPTYILTCQFDVLRDDGLLFKKRLEDNGVPVSWYHIQDGFHGIISFFNNGYLTFPSGKKAVDNIVSFLKDI; from the exons GGAAACATCGCACAGAACTTGTGTCTGGGACCACAGATCACTTTTGTTCGTTACCTGCGCAGGAAAGCACTCAAGACGAAGCATAAGGAAGAGACGGGGCTGATCACCCAGGACGTGCAGTTCGACGATGTCCCCGTGAGGGTTTACCAACCGCGGCCAGTATCTGCGGGGAAAAGACGAGGGATCCTCTACTTTCACGGTGGGGGATGGGTGTTTGGCAGCATAG ATGAATATGATCATTTGTGCCGCTACATCGCCAAGGAAACGGGCTCGGTTGTGGTGTCTGTGAA GTACCGCCTGGCACCCGAGCACAGGTACCCCGCTCAATTTGAAGACTGCCTCAATGCCACTTTGCATTTCCTCAAGACCGCAGATGACTATGGAGTCGACAGCTCCAGGATTGTTGTGAGTGGGGACAGCGCCGGGGGCAACTTGACGGCAGCCGTATGTCTGAGAATTAGCGCCATGGAAGAGAGGTCAGGTCTGCCACCTCCCTGTGCCCAGGTCATGATCTACCCACCCCTCCAAATGGTCGACTTTGACCTCCCCTCCTACCAGCAGAACCAATGTGTGCCCCTCCTGTTTCGAACGCGTATGATCTTCTTCTATCTGCAGTACCTGAATGGGGACATGTCACTGGGTGAAGATGTACTGTCAGGCCACCACCTACCTGTGCAACTTAAAACTAACTACAGGAAGTGGGTAAAGGCGGATTTGATCCCCAGCGAGTTTCAGGTCGGAGCTCACAAGCCCAACCTTGTCCTAACACATGAGGAAGACGTTTATGATCTTGTTAAGCCCAGCTTCGAGCCGACCTTCTCCCCTCTCCTTGCCACCGACGCCGCCATTAGCAAATTGCCGCCGACGTACATTTTGACCTGCCAATTTGACGTGCTTCGGGATGATGGGCTGCTGTTCAAAAAGAGGCTGGAAGACAATGGTGTCCCAGTATCCTGGTACCACATTCAAGATGGCTTCCACGGAATCATCAGCTTCTTCAATAATGGTTACCTGACCTTCCCGTCGGGGAAAAAGGCTGTTGATAACATCGTCTCCTTCCTTAAAGACATATAG